One segment of uncultured Propionivibrio sp. DNA contains the following:
- a CDS encoding Lrp/AsnC family transcriptional regulator → MEIDRYDRAILQVLQQEGRISNQDLADRVGLSPSPCLRRVRALEDAGVIRDYRARVNEKALGFSLVALIYIAMDAHTPERFEHFETEIRKLPEVLECLLITGQDADYQLKVIVRDMDAFQELLLNRINRIQGVTGVHSSFVLRRVVERTDIPV, encoded by the coding sequence ATGGAAATCGACCGCTATGACCGCGCGATTCTGCAGGTACTCCAGCAGGAAGGACGCATCAGCAACCAAGATCTTGCCGACCGCGTCGGCCTTTCACCCTCGCCATGCCTGCGCCGTGTCCGCGCGCTGGAGGACGCCGGTGTCATCCGCGACTACCGCGCACGGGTCAACGAAAAGGCCCTGGGATTTTCGCTCGTCGCGCTGATCTACATCGCCATGGATGCACACACGCCGGAACGCTTCGAGCACTTCGAGACGGAAATCCGGAAACTGCCGGAAGTGCTCGAATGCCTGCTGATTACCGGCCAGGACGCCGACTACCAACTCAAAGTGATCGTTCGCGACATGGACGCATTCCAGGAACTCCTGCTCAACCGCATCAACCGGATCCAGGGGGTCACCGGGGTGCACTCAAGCTTCGTGCTGCGGCGCGTCGTCGAGCGCACCGACATTCCGGTCTAG
- the leuA gene encoding 2-isopropylmalate synthase: protein MLKNPASKYSAFPPIALSDRRWPSQTITRAPIWMSSDLRDGNQALFEPMNAERKMRMFRTLCAVGFKEIEVGFPSASQTDFDFVRTLIEGKHIPDDVTIEVLAPARAELIRRTVESLKGARRAIVHIYNATSKPFREVVFGLSKAEIVGMAVSSVKLVRELCDAQPETEWMLEYSPEHFTGTELDYALEICDAVTAAWGATPTRKVILNLPTTVEMATPNVYADQIEWMHRHLARRDSVILSLHPHNDRGTAVAAAEMALMAGADRVEGCLFGNGERTGNVDLVTLALNLYTQGIDPQLDFSDINAVARTFEYCTQLPIHPRHPYVGDLVFTAFSGSHQDAIRKGFAVQQQDATWDMPYLPIDPADLGRSYDSVIRVNSQSGKGGIAYLLEAEYGITMSRRLQVEFSGEVQRYTDTHGGEMEAADIWNLFSATYLETTTPVRYLEHHLFEDGQAQGIRLIAEVDGERQALIGEGNGPIDAAVHALSTIGLGIEVRNYEERSMGKGGNARACAFMEVCGEGGERECFGIGLDANIVTASIKALMSGVNRLYGNGRPADPA, encoded by the coding sequence ATGTTGAAAAATCCCGCCAGCAAATACAGTGCGTTTCCGCCGATCGCGTTGAGCGACCGGCGCTGGCCGTCGCAAACCATTACGCGTGCGCCGATCTGGATGAGTTCCGATCTGCGTGATGGAAACCAGGCGCTGTTCGAACCGATGAATGCCGAGCGCAAGATGCGCATGTTCCGGACCCTGTGCGCGGTTGGTTTCAAGGAAATCGAGGTTGGCTTTCCGTCGGCGTCGCAGACCGATTTCGACTTCGTCCGTACCCTGATCGAAGGCAAGCATATTCCCGATGACGTGACCATTGAAGTGCTGGCGCCGGCGCGCGCGGAACTGATCCGCCGTACCGTCGAGAGCCTCAAGGGGGCGCGGCGGGCCATCGTGCATATCTATAACGCCACGTCGAAGCCTTTCCGCGAAGTGGTCTTCGGCCTCAGCAAGGCCGAGATCGTAGGCATGGCGGTGTCTTCGGTGAAGCTTGTACGCGAGTTGTGCGACGCCCAACCGGAAACCGAATGGATGCTCGAATACAGCCCGGAGCATTTCACCGGGACCGAACTCGACTATGCCTTGGAAATCTGTGATGCGGTGACCGCCGCCTGGGGCGCGACGCCCACGCGCAAGGTCATCCTGAATCTGCCGACGACGGTGGAGATGGCGACGCCGAACGTTTATGCCGACCAGATCGAATGGATGCACCGGCATCTCGCTCGTCGTGACAGTGTCATCCTCAGCCTGCATCCGCATAACGATCGCGGAACGGCGGTCGCGGCCGCTGAAATGGCGTTGATGGCGGGCGCTGATCGCGTTGAAGGCTGCCTGTTCGGCAACGGCGAACGGACGGGCAACGTCGATCTGGTGACGCTGGCGCTCAACCTCTACACGCAGGGGATCGATCCGCAACTTGATTTTTCCGACATCAATGCGGTGGCGCGCACCTTTGAGTACTGCACGCAACTGCCGATTCACCCGCGTCATCCTTATGTCGGCGATCTCGTCTTCACAGCCTTCTCCGGGTCGCATCAGGATGCCATCCGCAAGGGCTTTGCCGTGCAGCAGCAGGATGCCACTTGGGATATGCCGTATCTGCCGATCGATCCGGCCGACCTTGGCCGCAGTTACGATTCGGTCATCCGCGTGAATAGCCAGTCGGGTAAGGGTGGCATCGCCTATCTGCTCGAAGCCGAGTATGGCATCACCATGTCGCGTCGCTTGCAGGTCGAGTTCTCGGGCGAAGTGCAGCGTTATACCGACACCCATGGCGGCGAGATGGAAGCGGCCGATATCTGGAACCTGTTCTCCGCCACCTACCTTGAGACGACGACGCCGGTGCGCTATCTCGAACATCATTTGTTCGAGGATGGCCAGGCGCAGGGCATCCGCCTGATCGCCGAAGTCGATGGCGAGCGGCAAGCGCTCATCGGTGAGGGCAACGGGCCGATCGATGCGGCGGTGCATGCGTTGAGCACGATTGGCTTGGGGATCGAGGTGCGCAATTACGAAGAACGTTCGATGGGCAAGGGTGGCAATGCCCGTGCCTGCGCCTTCATGGAAGTCTGCGGCGAAGGCGGCGAGCGCGAGTGTTTCGGCATCGGATTGGACGCCAATATCGTGACGGCCTCGATCAAGGCGCTGATGAGCGGCGTCAATCGTCTGTATGGGAACGGGAGGCCCGCCGACCCAGCCTGA
- a CDS encoding riboflavin synthase yields the protein MFSGIVAAVGRITALTPRNDGTTTVRLTVDAGSLDLEDVALGDSIACNGVCLTVVDKQPGVFCVDVSPETLSCTVGLAKPGRINLEKALCLADRLGGHLVSGHVDGVGTVLRFDPVGDNRLLEIRAPAALAKYIARKGSVTVNGVSLTTNTVENADFTINLIPHTLEATTLGAIQAGDLVNLEIDLIARYVERMLSGDASGSQKENV from the coding sequence ATGTTCTCGGGAATCGTTGCGGCCGTTGGCCGCATCACCGCTCTGACGCCTCGCAATGACGGCACGACCACGGTTCGCCTGACGGTCGATGCCGGTTCGCTCGACCTCGAAGACGTTGCTCTGGGTGATTCGATCGCCTGCAACGGTGTGTGCCTGACGGTCGTCGACAAGCAGCCTGGCGTCTTCTGTGTCGACGTCTCGCCGGAGACGCTGTCCTGTACCGTCGGTCTGGCCAAGCCGGGTCGCATCAATCTGGAAAAGGCGCTGTGCCTGGCCGACCGTCTTGGCGGTCATCTGGTGTCGGGACACGTCGATGGTGTCGGCACCGTGTTGCGTTTCGACCCGGTGGGCGACAATCGCCTGCTCGAAATCCGCGCGCCGGCAGCGCTCGCCAAGTACATCGCCCGCAAGGGTTCGGTCACGGTCAATGGCGTCAGTCTGACGACCAACACCGTCGAGAATGCCGATTTCACGATCAACCTGATTCCGCACACGCTGGAGGCGACGACGCTCGGCGCGATCCAGGCGGGCGATCTCGTCAATCTGGAAATCGACCTGATCGCGCGTTATGTCGAGCGAATGCTCAGCGGCGATGCGTCCGGGTCGCAAAAGGAGAATGTCTGA